The Peribacillus sp. FSL E2-0218 genome contains a region encoding:
- a CDS encoding sugar ABC transporter substrate-binding protein — MRKSINAAFITAIASALLLTGCSSGQSSTEPKREEKVSFENVPERFADGEGAKIKVIRKIGGDDHTAQYLAGAKEEGEDLGFQVDTYTANGDTAKFHDAIAQALQQDYDGYIISHGDDAATVNDVQKLVDAGKSVVTFDSISDLSKIDGVTLTSQDDEALATLAFDKLIEEQKGKSAIAYLWVDGFPPMVRRNAVYQEKLKENPGIKEVERFGVASADTSVQTQNAVAAMLNKYPKGKLDAIFATWDAFAIGAARAIKEAGRDEVKIYGIDVSNADLQEMHSADSSWSYTAAVDPKLIGAVNMRILAKKLAGEDTPQTYDLEASLISQKQIQASKEAVNMTNLSGIVDGWGESSEFEEDWMKVLKDHYKK; from the coding sequence ATGAGAAAGTCTATTAACGCTGCATTCATTACAGCTATCGCTTCTGCTTTGCTTTTAACGGGTTGCTCTTCAGGACAAAGTTCAACGGAACCGAAGCGAGAAGAAAAAGTTTCATTTGAAAATGTTCCAGAAAGATTTGCCGATGGGGAAGGAGCCAAAATCAAAGTCATCCGTAAAATAGGCGGAGATGATCATACGGCCCAATATTTGGCTGGAGCGAAGGAAGAAGGGGAAGACCTGGGGTTCCAAGTGGATACATATACAGCAAATGGAGATACGGCCAAATTCCATGATGCCATAGCCCAGGCTTTGCAGCAGGATTATGACGGCTATATCATTTCCCATGGGGATGATGCAGCAACAGTCAATGATGTTCAAAAACTGGTTGATGCAGGAAAAAGCGTTGTCACCTTCGACTCCATAAGCGATTTATCCAAGATAGACGGTGTTACATTAACTTCACAGGATGATGAAGCGCTGGCAACACTTGCTTTTGATAAGTTGATAGAAGAACAGAAAGGTAAATCGGCAATCGCCTATCTGTGGGTGGATGGTTTTCCCCCAATGGTGAGAAGAAATGCCGTCTATCAGGAAAAATTAAAAGAAAACCCTGGTATAAAAGAGGTCGAAAGGTTCGGGGTGGCATCTGCCGATACTTCGGTTCAGACACAGAATGCAGTAGCCGCAATGCTGAATAAATATCCTAAAGGTAAATTGGATGCCATTTTCGCAACATGGGATGCGTTTGCTATCGGAGCAGCCAGGGCGATAAAAGAAGCTGGCCGTGATGAGGTGAAGATATACGGAATTGACGTATCCAATGCAGATCTTCAGGAAATGCACTCTGCCGATAGCTCATGGTCCTACACGGCAGCAGTCGATCCAAAGTTGATCGGGGCTGTGAATATGAGGATATTGGCAAAAAAATTAGCGGGCGAGGATACGCCGCAAACATATGATTTAGAGGCTTCGCTCATTTCACAAAAGCAAATCCAGGCTTCAAAAGAAGCGGTAAACATGACGAACCTATCTGGAATTGTCGATGGATGGGGTGAATCCAGCGAATTTGAAGAAGATTGGATGAAAGTCTTGAAAGATCACTATAAAAAGTAA
- a CDS encoding sugar ABC transporter ATP-binding protein — protein MATQLEMKGISIEFPGVKALKDVDFSVRSGTAHALVGANGAGKSTLMKVLSGAHVHYSGDIYLDGMKREIRSPKEAQEQGIQIVYQEVDTALIPYLTVGENVMLNEMVQNMGKKQLVKWKDLHSAATQILEDMNIHVPSKKLVKDLTLAQKQMVLIARAVSTECKFLILDEPTAPLSHTETSELFRVVNELKQKGVGIIFISHRLPEIFRVCEEITVMRNGERVACRKMGDITQSEVVELMLGRRMDEQFPEVNAAIGDVVLEVKGLSDAGKIKDVSLHLKAGEIVGLAGLVGAGKTELCKVLFGHTSIGTGKVILNGRRVSLKSPHDAVKSGLALVPEERRKEGVLVQETVTANLTAASIGTFCNTFSVVDRKAEKEKAKEMIVSLGIKASSGEAKVENLSGGNQQKVAIGKWLLADADVYIFDEPTKGVDVGAKKDIFELIAKLARKGKAIIYASSELSEIIGITNRTYVLYDGTTVIELQTKKTNEEELLFYSTGGK, from the coding sequence ATGGCCACACAACTTGAAATGAAAGGCATTTCGATTGAATTTCCTGGAGTCAAGGCGCTTAAAGATGTTGATTTTTCGGTACGGTCAGGGACCGCCCATGCATTGGTCGGTGCAAATGGGGCAGGGAAATCCACGTTGATGAAAGTTTTATCAGGGGCCCATGTTCATTATTCAGGTGACATTTATCTCGATGGGATGAAGCGGGAAATCCGTTCGCCAAAGGAAGCGCAGGAACAGGGCATTCAAATCGTGTATCAGGAAGTGGATACGGCACTCATCCCATACTTAACCGTCGGTGAAAATGTAATGCTGAATGAAATGGTCCAAAACATGGGCAAGAAACAGCTGGTCAAATGGAAAGATCTGCACAGCGCGGCCACACAGATTCTTGAAGATATGAACATTCATGTTCCTTCGAAAAAATTGGTGAAAGATCTGACCCTGGCCCAAAAGCAGATGGTCCTCATAGCCAGGGCCGTTTCGACTGAATGCAAATTCTTGATTCTCGACGAACCAACTGCCCCATTAAGCCATACGGAGACCTCGGAACTTTTTCGAGTTGTAAATGAATTAAAGCAAAAGGGTGTAGGAATCATTTTCATCTCCCATCGTCTCCCAGAAATTTTTAGGGTTTGTGAGGAAATCACGGTCATGAGGAATGGAGAGCGTGTCGCCTGCCGAAAAATGGGCGATATCACCCAGAGTGAAGTGGTTGAGCTCATGCTTGGGAGAAGGATGGATGAACAGTTCCCGGAAGTGAATGCCGCAATTGGTGACGTCGTTCTGGAAGTGAAGGGATTATCAGATGCGGGGAAGATTAAGGATGTCAGTCTGCATTTGAAGGCAGGAGAGATAGTCGGCTTGGCAGGCTTGGTCGGGGCTGGGAAAACGGAGCTGTGTAAAGTCCTGTTTGGACATACTTCGATTGGTACGGGAAAAGTCATACTGAACGGCAGAAGGGTTTCCTTGAAATCACCGCATGATGCGGTAAAAAGCGGTTTGGCACTTGTACCGGAGGAACGCAGGAAAGAAGGGGTCCTTGTTCAGGAAACCGTTACGGCGAACTTGACTGCAGCCAGTATCGGCACATTTTGCAATACTTTCAGTGTTGTGGATCGTAAGGCGGAAAAGGAAAAAGCGAAGGAGATGATTGTGAGTCTCGGCATCAAGGCTTCCTCTGGTGAAGCGAAGGTCGAAAACCTTTCAGGAGGTAATCAGCAAAAGGTTGCCATCGGGAAGTGGCTTTTGGCGGATGCGGATGTATACATATTCGATGAACCGACAAAAGGGGTAGATGTTGGAGCAAAAAAGGATATATTCGAATTGATTGCAAAGCTTGCCAGGAAGGGGAAAGCGATCATTTATGCGTCCTCGGAGCTTTCCGAAATCATCGGCATTACCAATCGGACATATGTGTTATACGATGGAACAACGGTCATCGAACTACAAACAAAGAAAACCAATGAAGAAGAACTATTATTCTATTCAACAGGAGGAAAATAG
- a CDS encoding ABC transporter permease, whose protein sequence is MNTIVPVTETAKKRKVELFEFFYKYGTILTIILLIGIFAASNPSFIQTNNLINILRSISIVTIIAIGITISLTVDGFDLSVGSVASLANAIVISMFVWFSQDTLIAILAAIGASLVVGALNSFMIVKLRIPDMLMTLATMFIIQGIALTYTKGATVSQNMVMPDGTFATGLISPLFAKVGQVPWIILIMAVIVVTTHIFLTYTKHGRYMYIIGGNKEAARLSGIAVNKYKVLAYLLSALFAAIGGIVLASRVMTSEINSGAPYLMDAVAAAFIGSSVLGAGKPNAFGTFIGAVLIGILQNGLIMMSVPYYAMDIVKGTVLALALAITYYKQKH, encoded by the coding sequence ATGAACACAATCGTTCCTGTTACAGAGACCGCGAAAAAAAGAAAGGTGGAGTTGTTCGAGTTTTTCTATAAATACGGCACGATATTGACGATTATCCTTTTGATTGGAATCTTTGCCGCTTCCAATCCATCTTTCATTCAAACCAACAATCTGATCAATATCCTCCGCTCGATTTCAATCGTGACGATCATTGCGATCGGCATAACGATATCTTTAACGGTGGATGGATTCGACCTTTCCGTCGGTTCCGTCGCTTCATTGGCCAATGCAATCGTCATATCGATGTTTGTCTGGTTTTCGCAGGATACCTTGATTGCCATATTGGCTGCAATCGGTGCCTCACTTGTCGTAGGGGCCTTGAATTCGTTCATGATCGTTAAATTGAGAATCCCTGACATGCTGATGACATTGGCTACGATGTTCATTATTCAAGGCATAGCCCTTACCTATACAAAAGGGGCGACGGTTTCGCAAAATATGGTCATGCCTGATGGGACGTTCGCGACAGGACTGATCAGCCCGCTTTTCGCCAAAGTAGGCCAAGTACCATGGATTATTTTAATCATGGCAGTCATAGTGGTGACGACGCACATCTTTTTGACGTATACGAAGCACGGTCGTTATATGTACATAATCGGGGGAAATAAGGAAGCGGCAAGACTTTCCGGGATAGCGGTCAATAAATACAAGGTGCTAGCCTATCTCCTTTCCGCTTTATTTGCCGCCATCGGGGGCATTGTCCTTGCTTCAAGGGTCATGACATCTGAAATCAATTCGGGGGCGCCGTATTTAATGGATGCCGTTGCAGCTGCCTTCATTGGTTCCTCCGTCTTGGGGGCCGGGAAACCGAATGCCTTCGGAACCTTTATTGGAGCCGTCCTGATCGGAATCCTGCAAAATGGGCTGATCATGATGTCGGTGCCCTACTATGCAATGGATATCGTCAAAGGAACAGTGCTGGCCCTTGCACTTGCGATTACCTATTATAAACAAAAACATTAA
- a CDS encoding hydrolase, with protein sequence MTQEKQTYHVDLVSGDVLGQKLEENPSFTIHATDEELAELKQCLEEQHKDDSEAYARSHVPYLLYHHDRANDKYDAAMKKLYAIIYRLGDETARNHIEEIGILKDNKFEGNEEVRNFK encoded by the coding sequence ATGACGCAAGAAAAACAGACCTACCACGTCGATTTGGTCAGCGGCGATGTACTCGGACAGAAACTTGAAGAAAATCCAAGCTTCACGATACACGCAACGGATGAGGAACTGGCGGAATTGAAACAATGCTTAGAAGAGCAACATAAAGATGATTCGGAAGCATATGCCCGTTCACATGTGCCCTATCTCCTCTATCATCATGACCGTGCGAATGATAAATACGATGCAGCCATGAAAAAACTATATGCCATCATTTATCGATTAGGAGATGAAACTGCCCGAAATCATATAGAGGAAATCGGCATATTGAAGGATAATAAGTTCGAGGGCAATGAGGAAGTGCGGAATTTCAAATAA
- a CDS encoding trypsin-like peptidase domain-containing protein — protein MEDYNGNEQVRVKEERKKGKSLWKTSLVSGTVASMVTSSVFIFGGDFIDQGKKSVDHSAQTASVAQTERAEKEGVTPQKLSTSTDSKDRANMVETASKSIVGVVNLQDTQNQSPFQQQSTESEKVETGTGSGVIYKKANGKAYIITNNHVIEGAKEVEISLYDGQKATAAVVGADALTDLAVLTIDASKAPDGIKFGNSDSMRPGEEVLAIGNPLGLDFSRSVTQGIVSATGRSISVDTSDGAWTLDVIQTDAAINPGNSGGALINTAGEVIGINSLKISESGVEGLGFAIPSNDVIPVVTELIENGKITRPYLGVSLASIEELPQYYLQDVPEAAKTGVMITSIEAGSAAEKGGLKQQDIIMEMDGTKISTAAELRKYLYTDKKIGDKVKVKVYRGKEEKTATITLQKS, from the coding sequence ATGGAGGATTATAATGGCAATGAGCAAGTCCGGGTGAAGGAAGAACGGAAAAAAGGAAAATCCCTTTGGAAGACTAGTCTAGTTTCCGGCACCGTTGCTTCCATGGTTACATCTTCTGTATTTATATTTGGCGGTGATTTCATAGATCAAGGAAAAAAATCAGTGGATCATTCAGCCCAAACGGCAAGTGTAGCGCAAACGGAAAGGGCAGAAAAGGAAGGGGTCACGCCGCAAAAGCTGTCGACAAGCACTGATTCAAAGGATCGGGCAAATATGGTTGAGACCGCATCAAAATCGATTGTCGGGGTCGTGAACTTACAGGATACACAAAACCAAAGCCCGTTCCAGCAGCAAAGCACGGAAAGTGAAAAGGTCGAGACCGGAACTGGATCAGGAGTCATTTATAAAAAAGCCAATGGAAAAGCCTATATCATTACGAACAACCATGTCATCGAAGGGGCAAAGGAAGTCGAAATTTCCTTGTATGATGGACAAAAGGCGACAGCTGCTGTTGTTGGTGCCGATGCTTTGACGGATTTGGCGGTTTTGACAATCGATGCTTCGAAGGCACCGGATGGAATAAAGTTTGGAAATTCGGATAGTATGCGTCCAGGAGAAGAGGTGCTGGCCATCGGGAATCCACTTGGACTTGATTTTTCACGTTCGGTTACACAGGGAATCGTCAGTGCGACGGGGCGCTCCATTTCCGTCGATACATCGGATGGCGCTTGGACATTGGATGTCATTCAAACGGATGCCGCGATAAATCCAGGGAATAGCGGCGGTGCACTGATCAACACGGCTGGCGAGGTTATCGGGATAAACAGCTTGAAGATATCCGAAAGCGGCGTGGAAGGCTTGGGCTTTGCCATACCAAGCAATGATGTGATCCCGGTCGTGACGGAACTGATCGAAAATGGGAAAATCACCCGCCCATACCTGGGTGTAAGCTTGGCCAGTATCGAAGAGCTGCCGCAGTATTACCTTCAAGATGTACCAGAGGCTGCGAAAACAGGTGTAATGATCACAAGTATAGAAGCTGGATCGGCTGCCGAGAAGGGCGGACTAAAGCAACAGGATATCATCATGGAAATGGATGGAACTAAAATCAGTACGGCTGCAGAATTAAGGAAATACTTATACACCGATAAAAAAATCGGCGATAAAGTGAAGGTTAAGGTGTATCGTGGCAAAGAAGAGAAAACGGCAACGATTACTTTGCAAAAGTCATAG
- the qoxD gene encoding cytochrome aa3 quinol oxidase subunit IV, with amino-acid sequence MKQLFPRGHVMGFIFSMVLTAVALGVVVYELSFKTGMIVLLVTAFMQAGVQLVMFMHARESEDKKAIYTNVYYALFIALVTIFGTLLTMIWGYQ; translated from the coding sequence ATGAAACAGCTATTCCCACGTGGACATGTTATGGGATTCATATTCTCCATGGTTCTTACAGCCGTTGCTCTTGGTGTAGTTGTATATGAACTTTCTTTTAAAACCGGTATGATCGTCCTTTTAGTGACTGCATTCATGCAAGCCGGCGTTCAGCTGGTCATGTTCATGCATGCTCGTGAATCCGAGGATAAGAAAGCCATCTACACAAACGTTTACTACGCTCTATTCATTGCTTTGGTTACCATATTCGGTACACTGCTTACAATGATTTGGGGTTACCAATAA
- the qoxC gene encoding cytochrome aa3 quinol oxidase subunit III has protein sequence MKIDNSLPLEYSTEENRLKILGFWIFLGAEIALFATLFATYFTLVNRTGNGPVGGDIFEVTPVLIETILLLTSSFTIGLGINAMRHGSKNAMMVFFIITLALGAGFLGTEIFEFKHYVHIGAGLQVSAFTSILLTLLGTHGAHVTLGLFWGTFIVLQVKKRGLTPETTNKAFIYSLYWHFLDVVWIFIFSFVYLKGMM, from the coding sequence ATGAAAATAGATAACTCGCTGCCACTTGAATATAGTACAGAAGAAAACCGATTAAAGATTTTAGGTTTCTGGATTTTCCTTGGAGCTGAAATCGCGCTTTTCGCAACACTGTTTGCAACGTACTTCACACTCGTTAACAGGACCGGCAATGGACCTGTTGGTGGAGACATCTTTGAGGTTACACCAGTTCTGATTGAAACGATCCTTCTATTGACTAGTAGTTTCACCATCGGTCTTGGAATTAATGCAATGCGCCATGGCAGCAAGAATGCAATGATGGTTTTCTTCATCATCACTCTTGCGCTTGGGGCCGGATTCCTTGGCACTGAGATCTTTGAGTTCAAGCACTATGTTCATATCGGTGCAGGACTGCAAGTAAGTGCGTTCACATCCATCTTGTTAACATTGCTTGGAACGCATGGAGCTCACGTAACGCTCGGTTTATTCTGGGGAACATTCATCGTGCTTCAAGTCAAAAAGCGCGGTTTGACACCGGAAACTACGAACAAAGCGTTCATCTACTCTCTATACTGGCATTTCCTAGACGTTGTTTGGATCTTCATTTTCAGCTTCGTCTATCTGAAAGGAATGATGTAA
- the qoxB gene encoding cytochrome aa3 quinol oxidase subunit I: protein MDYFDRFAVPHSSPMIVGSQIAIAVTVLAILVGVTYFKKWGYLWREWFTTVDHKRIGIMYILAALLMLFRGGADAILMRAQTAIPDNGLLDGQHYNEIFTTHGVVMILFMAMPFIIGLMNIVTPLQIGARDVAFPRLNAVSFWLFFWGAMLFNISFVVGGSPDAGWTAYFPLASVEFSESVGMNYYAIAIQIAGIGTLMTGINFIVTILKMRAPGMTLMKMPMFTWSILITNLIIVFAFPVLTVALALMTMDRLFGTNFFTMANGGSDMLWANLFWIWGHPEVYIVILPAFGIYSEIISTFARRNLYGYKSMVVSMVAISVLSFVVWAHHFFTMGHGAMVNGIFSITTMAIAVPTGIKIFNWLFTLWRGKIEFTVPMLYSLAFIPIFTIGGVTGVMLAMASADYQYHNTMFLVAHFHYVLIPGTVFSVLAGFTYWWPKIFNFQLSERIGKWAFWFIVVGFNVTFFPMFITGLDGQARRMYTYSEATGYGPLNMLSFVGALGLLIGFAFLVYNIYWSTRYAPRNITSDPWNARSLEWATHSPVPEYNFAIVPEVDSSQAFWDSKNNGPALFKGKYKEIHMPNNSGVPFVLGIIFFVWGFAMVFSMWIFAIIATLGIFACMAHRSFEKDHGHHISVEEIEETEKKLRGANA, encoded by the coding sequence ATGGATTACTTTGATAGATTTGCCGTACCACACAGCTCCCCTATGATTGTCGGTTCACAGATCGCAATCGCGGTTACAGTACTTGCAATACTAGTAGGCGTAACCTATTTTAAAAAGTGGGGCTACCTATGGCGCGAGTGGTTCACAACGGTTGACCACAAACGTATCGGTATCATGTACATTCTCGCTGCACTACTTATGCTTTTCCGTGGTGGAGCCGACGCAATATTGATGCGTGCTCAAACAGCAATACCTGATAATGGTTTGTTGGATGGACAGCATTATAATGAAATTTTCACAACACACGGGGTCGTTATGATCCTGTTCATGGCCATGCCATTCATCATCGGTTTGATGAATATCGTCACTCCTCTACAAATTGGGGCACGTGACGTAGCTTTCCCTCGTTTGAACGCAGTTTCTTTCTGGTTGTTCTTCTGGGGAGCCATGTTATTCAACATCTCGTTCGTTGTCGGGGGTTCTCCTGATGCAGGTTGGACAGCTTACTTCCCGTTAGCGAGTGTCGAATTCAGTGAATCCGTTGGGATGAACTATTACGCGATCGCGATTCAAATCGCAGGTATCGGTACATTGATGACTGGTATCAACTTTATCGTAACAATTTTGAAAATGAGAGCACCTGGTATGACATTGATGAAAATGCCGATGTTCACATGGTCAATCCTTATCACGAACCTTATCATCGTCTTCGCTTTCCCTGTATTGACAGTGGCACTGGCGTTAATGACAATGGACCGTCTGTTTGGAACTAACTTCTTTACAATGGCTAACGGCGGATCGGATATGCTCTGGGCTAACTTGTTCTGGATTTGGGGACACCCTGAGGTTTATATCGTTATCTTGCCTGCCTTCGGTATATACAGTGAGATCATTTCTACATTTGCACGTCGTAACCTTTATGGTTATAAATCAATGGTTGTCTCTATGGTTGCCATTTCCGTTCTATCATTCGTTGTATGGGCTCACCATTTCTTCACGATGGGTCACGGTGCAATGGTTAACGGTATCTTCTCGATTACAACGATGGCGATTGCCGTTCCGACGGGAATCAAGATCTTTAACTGGCTGTTCACGCTTTGGAGAGGGAAAATTGAATTCACCGTTCCAATGCTTTACTCTTTAGCTTTCATTCCGATCTTCACGATCGGTGGGGTAACGGGCGTCATGCTTGCAATGGCAAGTGCCGATTACCAATATCACAACACAATGTTCTTGGTGGCGCATTTCCACTACGTATTGATTCCGGGTACTGTATTCTCCGTACTTGCTGGGTTTACGTACTGGTGGCCAAAAATCTTCAACTTCCAATTGAGCGAAAGAATTGGGAAATGGGCTTTCTGGTTCATCGTAGTCGGATTTAACGTAACATTCTTCCCAATGTTCATCACAGGTTTGGATGGTCAAGCACGTCGTATGTACACATATTCAGAAGCAACAGGATATGGTCCGTTGAACATGCTTTCATTCGTTGGTGCACTTGGTTTATTGATCGGTTTCGCATTCCTTGTGTACAACATTTACTGGAGCACTCGTTATGCGCCAAGAAATATCACAAGCGATCCTTGGAATGCACGTTCATTGGAATGGGCTACACACAGTCCAGTTCCGGAATACAACTTCGCTATCGTACCTGAAGTTGATTCTTCACAAGCATTCTGGGATTCAAAAAATAATGGTCCGGCATTGTTCAAAGGCAAGTACAAAGAAATCCATATGCCAAATAACAGCGGCGTTCCGTTCGTACTGGGTATCATCTTCTTCGTATGGGGATTTGCAATGGTATTCAGCATGTGGATCTTCGCAATCATTGCAACACTTGGAATCTTTGCTTGCATGGCCCACCGTTCATTTGAAAAAGATCACGGTCATCACATCTCCGTTGAAGAGATAGAAGAAACAGAAAAAAAATTGCGAGGTGCTAACGCATGA
- the qoxA gene encoding cytochrome aa3 quinol oxidase subunit II, translating into MKMKWALLTIIFSIATVLTGCDNPLAVLDPKGPVAANQANVIMISIWTMLIIVLVVVILYAIMLFKYRASKSSDDYVPPHVEGSHVLEAIWTIIPILIVIFLSVVSVRSTYEVEATPKGYEDQEPLIIYAASSNWKWHFSYPEEDIETVNYLFLPTNRPIEFKLYSYGPISSFWIPQLGGQKYAMSDMVNTLHLVADTPGEYMGRNANFSGSGFAEHTFNVKAMPEDEYTKWVDEIHGTAKKLTESEFDKLLEPGHVGQYTFNGTHLDFRPAPEHNHGASGNGESKHSEHEDSKKADEAETEHQH; encoded by the coding sequence ATGAAAATGAAATGGGCTTTATTAACTATAATTTTTTCCATCGCCACCGTACTAACTGGTTGCGACAACCCATTAGCTGTACTCGATCCAAAAGGTCCTGTAGCAGCAAACCAAGCTAATGTGATCATGATTTCAATTTGGACGATGTTAATTATTGTCTTAGTCGTTGTCATTCTCTATGCAATTATGTTATTTAAATACCGCGCTTCCAAGTCAAGCGATGACTATGTACCACCTCACGTGGAAGGAAGTCACGTTCTCGAAGCGATCTGGACAATTATCCCGATCCTTATCGTCATATTCCTTTCCGTTGTCAGTGTTCGCTCGACATATGAAGTCGAGGCTACACCAAAAGGATATGAGGATCAAGAACCATTGATCATTTATGCTGCATCTTCAAACTGGAAGTGGCATTTCAGTTATCCGGAAGAGGATATTGAAACAGTAAACTACTTGTTCTTACCAACAAACCGACCAATCGAATTTAAGCTTTATTCTTACGGACCAATCTCAAGCTTCTGGATTCCACAACTAGGTGGGCAAAAATATGCGATGAGTGACATGGTGAACACTTTGCACTTGGTAGCAGATACACCTGGTGAGTATATGGGAAGAAACGCCAACTTCAGTGGTTCAGGTTTCGCTGAACATACTTTCAATGTTAAGGCTATGCCTGAAGATGAATACACGAAGTGGGTTGATGAAATTCACGGTACCGCTAAGAAATTGACGGAAAGTGAATTTGATAAACTATTGGAGCCAGGTCACGTTGGACAATACACATTTAACGGAACACATCTTGACTTCAGACCTGCCCCTGAACACAATCACGGTGCTTCAGGCAATGGAGAATCTAAACACTCAGAACACGAAGATTCTAAAAAAGCGGATGAAGCAGAAACAGAGCATCAACATTAA
- a CDS encoding BA3454 family stress response protein — protein MVKVTVKVDYKGKSYQTNVLTEPSANQEQILQQALHQVQKQWSE, from the coding sequence ATGGTAAAAGTTACAGTGAAAGTTGATTATAAAGGGAAATCCTATCAAACGAACGTCCTCACGGAACCTAGTGCAAATCAGGAACAAATTTTACAACAGGCCCTTCATCAAGTCCAGAAGCAATGGAGTGAATAA
- a CDS encoding DMT family transporter: protein MWIFAALITSICFGINNSIFKWSSGKGYSKVHIQFFFYFTAFIMALMYGGIVDGLTTNWLSILLGAAIGILNANGNIQMGSAFEKGPASLTSPLIAANAIFPILCAAIIFHEHISSLQWTGIACMLLATLVIQYTPNAKGNHQYLPWMMHTIFAIFSFGVLGILMTTTTRLHLNSLDILVSMYGGGTLYLMAASGMKNEKLKLSEVKIGSLVGLLSIIAYVCYFFALNTGIASIIFPVVSLNCLIVVFAGCYLFKEKLKSYQIAGVLAALIGIILTKI from the coding sequence ATGTGGATTTTTGCAGCACTCATCACCAGTATATGTTTCGGTATCAATAACAGCATTTTCAAATGGAGCAGCGGAAAAGGTTACTCCAAGGTACATATCCAATTTTTCTTTTATTTTACGGCCTTCATCATGGCACTTATGTATGGCGGAATCGTGGATGGTTTGACGACTAATTGGCTATCCATCTTGCTCGGAGCTGCAATTGGGATCCTTAATGCTAACGGGAATATCCAGATGGGCAGTGCATTTGAAAAGGGGCCGGCCAGTTTGACATCACCGTTGATTGCGGCCAATGCTATTTTCCCCATCCTTTGTGCTGCGATCATTTTTCATGAACATATTTCTTCGTTGCAGTGGACCGGGATCGCCTGCATGCTCCTTGCCACCCTTGTCATTCAGTATACCCCTAACGCTAAGGGCAATCATCAATATTTGCCCTGGATGATGCATACAATATTTGCAATATTCTCATTTGGTGTACTCGGGATTTTAATGACAACGACCACGCGCCTGCATCTGAACTCACTTGATATTCTGGTATCGATGTATGGGGGCGGAACACTTTATTTGATGGCGGCATCGGGCATGAAGAATGAAAAGCTCAAGTTAAGCGAAGTGAAAATCGGCTCTCTTGTGGGCTTACTAAGCATCATTGCGTATGTATGTTATTTCTTCGCTTTAAATACCGGAATTGCCAGCATCATTTTTCCCGTGGTGAGCCTGAACTGTTTAATCGTGGTTTTTGCCGGTTGTTATTTATTCAAGGAAAAACTAAAGTCCTATCAAATTGCCGGTGTTTTAGCAGCCTTGATTGGAATTATCTTAACAAAAATTTAA
- the queF gene encoding preQ(1) synthase, translating to MSGRKEEELKEITLLGNQGTKYTFDYAPEILESFENKHPNRDYFVKFNCPEFTSLCPITGQPDFATIYISYIPSVKMVESKSLKLYLFSFRNHGDFHEDCMNIIMNDLIELMDPKYIEVWGKFTPRGGISIDPYTNYGKPGTKYEEMADYRLINHDLYPETVDNR from the coding sequence ATGTCTGGAAGAAAAGAAGAAGAATTAAAGGAAATTACATTACTTGGGAATCAAGGAACAAAATATACATTCGACTACGCTCCAGAAATTCTCGAGTCGTTCGAGAACAAGCACCCTAACCGAGATTATTTCGTCAAATTCAATTGCCCGGAGTTCACTAGCTTATGTCCAATAACCGGACAACCTGACTTTGCAACCATATACATCAGCTATATTCCAAGCGTGAAGATGGTCGAGAGCAAGTCCTTGAAGCTTTATTTATTCTCATTCCGTAACCACGGCGATTTCCATGAAGACTGCATGAACATCATCATGAATGATTTAATCGAATTGATGGACCCGAAATATATTGAAGTCTGGGGCAAGTTCACACCCCGGGGCGGCATTTCCATCGATCCATACACAAACTATGGAAAGCCAGGGACGAAGTATGAAGAAATGGCGGATTACCGCTTGATCAATCATGACTTATACCCGGAAACCGTGGATAATCGTTAA